The following are from one region of the Coffea eugenioides isolate CCC68of chromosome 2, Ceug_1.0, whole genome shotgun sequence genome:
- the LOC113760817 gene encoding subtilisin inhibitor CLSI-I-like: MAEEDSKQNAISNDQPQQPLPTLPGYRYGGGGSGERKTWPELVGLTSEEAERRIKEEMPGVNVHVIPPDYFVTMDFRTDRVRIFTDSSGKVSRAPMIG, from the exons ATGGCTGAAGAGGATAGCAAGCAAAATGCAATCTCCAACGACCAACCTCAGCAGCCATTACCAACCTTACCAG GATACCGGTATGGTGGTGGTGGATCAGGTGAGAGAAAAACATGGCCGGAGTTGGTGGGATTAACAAGTGAAGAAGCAGAAAGAAGGATCAAGGAAGAGATGCCTGGAGTTAACGTTCATGTGATTCCGCCTGATTATTTCGTTACAATGGATTTCAGAACAGACCGGGTGCGAATCTTCACTGACTCCTCAGGAAAAGTCTCACGGGCACCTATGATCGGTTGA